From a region of the Methanobrevibacter thaueri genome:
- a CDS encoding PhzF family phenazine biosynthesis protein has product MKQYVVDAFTNQIFKGNPAAVCILDEWINEEVMLNIAIENNLSETAFAVKNSNQYEIRWFTPGGEVDLCGHATLATAFVILNFYENTDEIYFKTIDNVQLSVKRRDTLYEMEFPAYDLKSVNITDEIINALGVKPNEIFKARDLLCVLDSPQSVIDFKPNLDKIEKLEGLLLHITAKGKEYDCVSRSFGPKLNIPEDPVCGSGHCHIVPYWSEKLNKNNIHAYQASKRSGQLYCKIKNDKVLIAGEATLFSESKLNIK; this is encoded by the coding sequence ATGAAACAGTATGTTGTTGATGCTTTTACCAATCAGATATTTAAAGGAAATCCTGCGGCAGTCTGCATTCTTGATGAATGGATAAATGAAGAGGTGATGTTAAATATAGCCATTGAAAACAACCTATCTGAAACTGCATTTGCAGTTAAAAACTCCAATCAATATGAAATCAGATGGTTTACGCCAGGAGGTGAGGTAGACCTCTGCGGACATGCAACACTAGCAACAGCCTTTGTAATACTAAACTTTTATGAAAACACAGATGAAATTTATTTTAAAACAATTGATAATGTCCAATTATCTGTTAAAAGAAGAGATACATTATATGAAATGGAATTTCCAGCATATGATTTGAAATCAGTGAACATAACTGACGAAATCATCAATGCATTGGGAGTAAAACCAAATGAGATTTTTAAAGCAAGAGATTTGTTATGTGTATTGGATAGTCCCCAAAGTGTAATTGATTTTAAACCAAATTTAGATAAAATAGAAAAATTAGAAGGACTATTACTTCATATTACTGCAAAAGGAAAGGAATATGATTGCGTTTCAAGATCATTCGGACCAAAATTAAATATTCCTGAAGATCCAGTATGCGGTTCTGGGCATTGCCATATTGTGCCATACTGGAGTGAAAAATTAAACAAAAATAATATACATGCATATCAGGCTTCCAAACGAAGTGGACAATTATACTGTAAAATCAAAAATGATAAAGTTCTAATAGCAGGTGAAGCGACATTGTTCAGCGAATCAAAATTGAATATCAAATAG
- a CDS encoding HepT-like ribonuclease domain-containing protein, whose protein sequence is MNEKDKRCAETIIDYCNRIDDYLNRFDDDKEIYMSDSLYKDACALVIIQMGEFANRFSDEFLEEYDGIEWGQLIGLRNVTAHNYENIIDDIIWEVMHDDVPEIKEYLEKILYH, encoded by the coding sequence ATGAACGAGAAAGATAAAAGATGTGCGGAAACCATAATTGACTATTGTAACCGTATTGATGATTATTTAAATCGATTTGATGATGATAAAGAGATTTACATGTCTGACAGTTTATATAAAGATGCTTGTGCATTAGTTATCATTCAAATGGGTGAATTTGCCAATAGATTTTCAGATGAATTCCTTGAGGAATATGATGGAATTGAATGGGGTCAATTAATTGGATTGAGAAATGTCACTGCCCATAATTATGAAAATATAATTGATGATATAATTTGGGAAGTTATGCATGATGATGTTCCAGAAATTAAAGAATATTTAGAAAAAATTCTTTATCATTAA
- a CDS encoding nucleotidyltransferase family protein — translation MVFTIDDIRKRVIPIVIKYGINTFSLFGSYARNEANENSDLDFVMDKGDLKGLQYVSLVQDLEDEFNCHVDVISKGSSNKKFLEAISKEEVLLYERER, via the coding sequence ATGGTTTTTACTATTGATGATATTAGAAAAAGGGTTATTCCAATTGTTATTAAGTATGGTATTAATACTTTCAGTCTTTTTGGATCTTATGCTCGAAATGAAGCCAATGAAAATAGTGATCTGGATTTTGTAATGGATAAAGGTGATTTGAAAGGTCTGCAATATGTTTCTTTAGTCCAGGATTTGGAAGACGAATTTAATTGCCATGTTGATGTAATCAGTAAAGGCAGTTCAAATAAAAAATTTCTCGAAGCAATAAGCAAAGAGGAGGTTCTTTTATATGAACGAGAAAGATAA